Proteins from one Hyperolius riggenbachi isolate aHypRig1 chromosome 2, aHypRig1.pri, whole genome shotgun sequence genomic window:
- the LOC137545325 gene encoding zinc finger protein 84-like, with translation MHDNSHTQHSSPPAGRSHSCSICGKCFVYKSQLVTHERTHTGEKPYSCAECGKRVVQKSQLVIHERFHTGEKPYSCAECGKCFRSKGELVIHERFHTGEKPYPCAECGKCFVQKSHLARHERSHTGEKPYSCAECGKCFWCKGELVIHERSHTGEKPYSCSECGKCFVQKSQLVRHERSHTGEMPYSCAECGKGFQSKGELGLHERSHTGEKPYSCAECGKCFRSHTGEKPYSCAECGKCFRSKGELVQHERSHTGEKPYSCAECGKCFSQQSLLIRHERSHTGEKPYSCAECGKCYAHKSQLIIHERSHTGEKPYSCAECGKCFRSKRDLVQHERIHTGKKPYSCSECGKCFVRISQLVIHERSHTGEKPYSCAECGKNFRSKGDLVQHERSHTGEKP, from the exons ATGCATGATAACAG tcatacccagcacagctctccccctgctggacggtctcattcctgttccatatgtgggaaatgttttgtatataaatcacagcttgtcacacatgagagaactcacactggtgagaagccctattcatgtgcagagtgtgggaaacgtgttgtgcagaaatcacagcttgtcatacatgagagatttcacactggagagaagccctattcatgtgctgagtgtgggaaatgttttcggtCTAAAGGggagcttgtcatacatgagagatttcacactggggagaagccatatccatgtgctgagtgtgggaaatgttttgtgcagaaatcacatcttgccagacatgaaagatctcacactggggagaaaccctattcatgtgctgagtgtggaaaatgtttttggTGTAAAGGggagcttgtcatacatgagagatctcacactggtgagaagccctattcatgttctgagtgtgggaaatgttttgtgcagaaatcacagcttgtcagacatgagagatctcacactggggagatgccctattcatgtgctgagtgtgggaaaggttttcagTCTAAAGGGGAGCTTGgcctacatgagagatctcacacgggtgagaagccctattcatgtgctgagtgtgggaaatgtttt agatctcatactggtgagaagccctattcatgtgctgagtgtgggaaatgttttaggtcTAAAGGGGAGCTTGtccaacatgagagatctcacactggtgagaagccctattcatgtgctgagtgtgggaaatgttttagtcagCAATCACttcttatcagacatgagagatctcacactggtgagaagccctattcatgtgcagagtgtgggaaatgttatgctCATAAATCACAACttatcatacatgagagatctcacactggtgaaaagccctattcatgtgctgagtgtgggaaatgttttcggtCTAAAAGGGATCTTGTCCAacatgagagaattcacactggtaagaagccctattcatgttctgagtgtgggaaatgttttgtaaggatatcacaacttgtcatacatgagagatctcatactggtgagaaaccctattcatgtgctgagtgtgggaaaaattTTCGGTCTAAAGGGGATCTTGTCCAACATGaaagatcccacactggtgagaagccctag